Proteins encoded by one window of Rhodobacteraceae bacterium IMCC1335:
- a CDS encoding HD domain-containing protein translates to MINKVKFTQMKDGDKEDYDFLTEHEIAFSNGTADRLLKALVELDESLSGYQVTRLEHSLQAATRAWKDGADIDWIVSALLHDIGDIYAPYNHDEYAASILRPFVREQCSWAVEKHGDFQMLYYAHHVGGNPDKRLAYKEHPYFEDCATFCERWDQASFDPAYASQPLEFFQDMVREVFARSAYDPEVLRAGKREPLST, encoded by the coding sequence ATGATTAATAAGGTGAAATTTACACAAATGAAAGACGGCGATAAAGAAGATTATGATTTCTTAACCGAACATGAAATCGCCTTTTCAAATGGCACCGCGGACCGGCTGCTAAAGGCATTGGTCGAGCTGGATGAAAGTCTGTCGGGCTATCAAGTGACCCGCCTTGAGCATTCCCTGCAAGCGGCTACACGGGCTTGGAAAGACGGCGCAGATATCGATTGGATCGTTTCTGCCTTGCTGCATGATATAGGCGATATTTACGCGCCCTATAATCACGACGAATATGCCGCCAGTATTTTACGGCCCTTTGTGCGCGAACAATGCAGCTGGGCGGTGGAAAAACACGGGGATTTTCAGATGCTGTATTATGCCCATCATGTGGGCGGCAATCCAGACAAACGCTTGGCTTACAAAGAGCATCCGTATTTTGAAGATTGCGCAACATTTTGCGAACGCTGGGATCAAGCCAGTTTTGATCCAGCTTACGCCAGCCAACCGCTTGAATTTTTTCAAGACATGGTGCGCGAGGTATTTGCGCGCAGCGCCTATGATCCAGAAGTTTTACGCGCCGGAAAGCGTGAGCCGCTTAGCACATGA
- a CDS encoding phytanoyl-CoA dioxygenase family protein: protein MPKPLKLNAGRLRQQDIKRYWEDGFLFPIPAISPDAALEFRRQLEMIETEWTHKSLPQPLNTYKRVNAQCVMPLAYQIGAEPGILNVVEGILGPDILIYAVEFFIKEPNTRHKVTMHQDLTYWGLGATSEMVTAWLALSPATRQSGCMDFVRGSHKNPILPHKDSFAKDNLLSRGQEVQVDVAEQDKTSIEIQPGEISLHHGLTIHGSGPNVSDDRRIAAVIRYVTPNVAQEIGARDYAILARGSDRQGNFIHVAPPKGLFNATDLQLHEEIRVAQAAAKMKNAKAKKGLFA from the coding sequence ATGCCTAAACCGCTTAAACTCAACGCTGGCCGCCTGCGCCAACAGGATATCAAGCGCTATTGGGAAGACGGTTTTTTATTTCCCATTCCCGCGATCAGCCCGGATGCCGCGTTGGAGTTTCGCCGCCAATTAGAAATGATTGAAACAGAATGGACGCACAAAAGTTTGCCCCAGCCTCTGAACACCTACAAACGCGTCAACGCGCAATGCGTGATGCCTCTGGCGTATCAGATTGGCGCAGAGCCGGGCATTCTCAACGTTGTTGAAGGCATTCTAGGCCCAGATATTCTGATATATGCGGTTGAATTTTTTATCAAAGAGCCGAACACTCGCCATAAAGTGACAATGCATCAAGACCTCACCTATTGGGGGCTGGGCGCCACATCTGAAATGGTCACTGCTTGGCTGGCCCTATCACCTGCGACGCGGCAAAGCGGCTGTATGGATTTTGTGCGCGGCAGCCATAAAAACCCGATACTGCCGCATAAGGACAGTTTTGCCAAAGATAATTTGCTGTCGCGCGGCCAAGAAGTTCAGGTTGACGTGGCCGAGCAAGATAAAACCTCAATCGAAATTCAACCCGGCGAAATCTCATTGCATCACGGCTTAACCATTCATGGTTCTGGGCCCAATGTAAGCGATGACCGGCGCATCGCGGCAGTGATCCGATACGTGACCCCGAATGTCGCCCAAGAAATTGGCGCCCGCGATTATGCCATTCTCGCAAGGGGGTCAGACAGGCAGGGAAATTTTATTCATGTTGCACCGCCTAAAGGCTTATTTAATGCCACCGACTTACAATTGCATGAAGAAATCCGTGTTGCGCAGGCCGCAGCCAAAATGAAAAACGCCAAAGCAAAAAAAGGGCTTTTTGCATGA
- a CDS encoding molybdopterin-dependent oxidoreductase has protein sequence MEKFGKSQSVMRVEDVRFLKGTGRYVDDIAPAHALHGFVFRSPVAHAIITQLDVSAARSCVGVQAVITAEDLRAADVDLHIEATILTNLDGSRAADPLRPVLATERVRFVGEPIAMVIAQTLEQARDAAENIVFEYQDLPVHLALEAGGEPLHEEAPDNIAFDWGMGDQAATEAVFETAAHRIALDIADNRIIVASIEPRGCFAEWEEDRLHVSVNGQGVWPTKSRLAKMLKLSPEQVRVTNPDVGGGFGMKGMNYPETFVCAHAARVLQRPVRWMSERTEAMLSDNAGRDLTSLAELAFDENHKMLAYRVTSKCNLGAYNSQYAQPIQTELFAKVLMGTYDVQTTWLAVKGVFTNTTQVDAYRGAGRPEAIFVLERLMDHAARELNVDPLALRRKNFIAPDAFPYRSATGEVYDVGQFAKVLSHAEASADVDGFADRKRKSAVAGKLRGLGLCYYIESILGDKDESAKVIFQDDGMVDILVGTQSNGQGHETVFAQFLSDQTGIPADHIRVVQGDSDLIARGGGTGGSRSGTVQANATLQTVAVMQKAFRAFLSDKLEVDADQIVFDDERFRAPGSNLSPTFLEVADMARAAGRDDLMQHSAYAVLDSRSFPNGAHICEVEIDPDTGAVEVARYSVVDDFGNLLNPMLVEGQVHGGVAQGIGQAISEHVVYDDQGQLLSASFMDYAVPRAKDVPFYQFETEPLPTTTNVMGMKGCGEAGTVGALAAVSNAVHDALSCRGVRRLDMPFTPLRVWEALNQADVAAE, from the coding sequence TTGGAAAAATTCGGAAAAAGCCAGTCGGTTATGCGGGTTGAAGATGTGCGGTTTTTAAAAGGAACCGGGCGTTATGTTGATGATATCGCACCGGCGCATGCCTTGCATGGCTTCGTGTTTCGCTCGCCCGTGGCCCATGCGATTATCACGCAGCTGGACGTGTCTGCGGCGCGCAGCTGTGTCGGGGTGCAGGCCGTTATTACCGCAGAGGATCTGCGCGCAGCCGATGTTGATTTGCACATCGAGGCAACGATTTTAACGAACCTTGACGGCTCGCGGGCGGCCGATCCTTTGCGACCAGTTTTGGCAACTGAGCGGGTGCGTTTTGTGGGTGAGCCGATCGCGATGGTCATTGCGCAAACGCTGGAACAGGCCCGCGATGCCGCTGAAAATATCGTGTTCGAGTATCAAGATTTACCGGTTCATTTGGCACTGGAGGCCGGTGGCGAGCCTTTGCATGAAGAGGCGCCAGATAATATCGCTTTTGACTGGGGTATGGGTGATCAAGCCGCCACCGAGGCAGTGTTTGAAACGGCGGCGCATCGCATCGCTTTGGATATTGCGGATAATCGGATTATCGTAGCCTCGATCGAGCCGCGCGGCTGTTTTGCCGAATGGGAAGAAGATCGGTTGCACGTTTCGGTCAATGGTCAAGGCGTTTGGCCAACCAAATCGCGTTTGGCGAAAATGTTGAAGCTTTCCCCAGAGCAAGTGCGGGTGACGAACCCGGATGTGGGCGGCGGTTTTGGAATGAAAGGAATGAATTATCCCGAAACCTTTGTTTGCGCGCATGCAGCGCGGGTGTTGCAGCGCCCGGTGCGCTGGATGTCAGAGCGTACCGAGGCAATGCTGAGCGATAATGCCGGGCGCGACCTGACATCCTTGGCGGAATTGGCGTTCGATGAAAATCACAAAATGCTCGCCTATCGGGTGACCTCTAAGTGCAATTTAGGCGCCTATAATTCGCAATATGCACAGCCCATTCAAACCGAGTTATTCGCAAAGGTTTTAATGGGCACATATGATGTGCAGACCACATGGCTGGCGGTGAAAGGCGTGTTCACCAATACCACGCAAGTTGACGCCTATCGCGGCGCTGGGCGTCCCGAGGCGATCTTTGTGCTAGAGCGGTTGATGGATCATGCGGCGCGTGAATTAAACGTGGACCCGTTAGCGTTGCGCCGGAAGAATTTTATCGCGCCTGACGCTTTTCCCTATCGTTCGGCTACGGGCGAGGTTTATGATGTTGGACAATTTGCCAAAGTTTTATCGCATGCAGAAGCGTCAGCAGATGTGGATGGCTTTGCGGATCGCAAACGCAAAAGTGCTGTGGCCGGCAAATTGCGCGGGTTGGGCTTATGCTATTACATAGAAAGTATTTTGGGCGATAAGGATGAAAGCGCCAAGGTGATTTTTCAGGATGACGGGATGGTAGATATTCTGGTTGGAACGCAATCCAACGGGCAGGGTCACGAAACCGTTTTTGCGCAGTTTTTATCGGATCAAACCGGAATACCGGCGGATCATATCCGGGTTGTTCAAGGCGATAGCGATCTGATTGCCCGCGGCGGCGGGACGGGTGGATCGCGCTCGGGCACGGTGCAAGCCAACGCAACGTTGCAAACTGTTGCGGTTATGCAGAAGGCGTTTCGGGCGTTTTTATCTGATAAGCTGGAAGTGGATGCGGATCAGATTGTGTTTGATGATGAGCGCTTTCGCGCGCCCGGTTCGAACCTGTCTCCCACATTTTTGGAAGTGGCGGATATGGCGCGTGCTGCGGGCCGTGATGATCTGATGCAGCACTCGGCTTATGCGGTGCTGGACAGCCGATCGTTTCCAAATGGCGCGCATATTTGCGAAGTTGAAATTGACCCCGATACGGGCGCGGTAGAGGTGGCGCGGTATTCTGTGGTGGATGATTTTGGAAACCTTTTGAACCCAATGTTGGTGGAAGGTCAGGTACATGGCGGCGTTGCCCAAGGCATTGGGCAAGCGATAAGCGAACATGTGGTTTATGATGATCAAGGGCAATTGTTGAGCGCGAGCTTTATGGATTATGCGGTGCCGCGCGCGAAAGATGTTCCATTCTACCAGTTTGAAACCGAACCGCTGCCAACAACCACAAATGTGATGGGGATGAAAGGGTGCGGAGAGGCTGGCACCGTCGGTGCTTTAGCGGCTGTCTCAAACGCCGTGCATGACGCTCTGTCCTGCCGTGGGGTCAGGCGGCTTGATATGCCCTTCACGCCGCTTCGGGTTTGGGAGGCCTTAAATCAGGCAGATGTCGCGGCTGAGTAG
- a CDS encoding DUF2235 domain-containing protein: MSRLSSSNRFLQWFFPRPKALEEPPQRQRLAQDHVVILDGTMSSNAPGHETNAALLYRLLEAQAPKVKVYYQPGQQWIDLRSGWDVLVGGNMNTQIRRAYGALATRFRPTDRIYLFGYSRGAYAVRSLSGMINHVGLLKREYATPRHIQQAWRLYQTNISGAVLEKFRAAHCHDVIEIEMIGVWDTVRALGLPIISRWRQARYGFHNHALSPVVKAGYQALALNEARIAFSPVKWECSAQPDTRVQQVWFRGNHGDVGGHLGGFFAARRLSNIPLIWMLERAENHGLVLPKGWQQGYPIDPKAPSTGPWRGIGKLFFLRKKRRVDLSCCESIHPLAEP, translated from the coding sequence ATGTCGCGGCTGAGTAGCTCAAATCGATTTCTGCAGTGGTTTTTTCCTCGCCCAAAGGCCTTGGAGGAGCCGCCCCAAAGGCAGAGGCTGGCGCAAGATCATGTGGTGATTTTGGATGGCACAATGTCTTCCAACGCGCCCGGTCATGAAACCAATGCGGCTTTGCTATACCGATTGCTGGAGGCACAAGCGCCGAAGGTTAAAGTGTATTATCAGCCAGGGCAGCAATGGATCGATCTGCGCTCTGGCTGGGATGTTTTGGTCGGCGGCAATATGAATACCCAGATCCGCCGCGCATATGGCGCCTTAGCAACGCGATTCCGGCCCACGGATAGAATATATCTTTTTGGATATTCGCGAGGGGCATATGCGGTGCGCTCATTATCTGGAATGATCAATCATGTGGGGTTGTTAAAGCGCGAATATGCGACGCCGCGCCACATACAGCAAGCATGGCGCCTTTATCAAACCAATATATCCGGTGCCGTTTTGGAAAAATTTCGCGCGGCCCACTGCCATGATGTGATCGAAATTGAAATGATAGGCGTCTGGGACACGGTGCGCGCGCTGGGCTTGCCGATTATCTCGCGCTGGAGGCAAGCCCGGTATGGTTTTCACAATCACGCGCTGAGCCCGGTGGTGAAGGCGGGATATCAAGCTTTGGCGCTTAATGAGGCGCGCATTGCGTTTTCTCCGGTTAAATGGGAATGCTCGGCGCAGCCGGACACCCGGGTTCAGCAGGTTTGGTTCCGCGGCAACCACGGTGATGTCGGGGGCCATCTGGGGGGCTTTTTTGCGGCCCGTCGACTATCAAATATTCCTTTGATCTGGATGCTTGAACGCGCCGAAAACCACGGTTTGGTTTTGCCGAAGGGTTGGCAGCAGGGTTATCCGATAGATCCCAAAGCCCCCTCAACGGGCCCGTGGCGCGGGATTGGAAAACTGTTCTTTCTGCGCAAAAAACGGCGTGTTGATCTGAGCTGTTGCGAGTCGATACATCCGTTAGCCGAGCCCTAA
- a CDS encoding ABC transporter permease: MQSLSESFYIAAALIVSGDEGLWAIVLLSLKVSLSAVIIAGLFGIPAGAALAILRFRGRLAVLVGVNALMGLPPVVVGLVVYLMLSSAGPLGVLGLLYTPSAMIIAQTILIMPILIALSRQVVEPLHEEYRDQLTSLGVRGSRRVAVLLWEARFGLLTAVLAGFGRAIAEVGAVMIVGGNINHLTRVMTTAIALETSKGNLSLALALGLILVGLAVAVNGVLGFLGWQRREAFHV, translated from the coding sequence ATGCAAAGTTTATCAGAATCTTTTTATATTGCTGCCGCTTTGATCGTTTCGGGCGATGAGGGTCTCTGGGCGATCGTTTTGCTCTCGTTAAAAGTATCGTTGAGCGCGGTGATCATCGCGGGGCTGTTTGGTATACCGGCGGGTGCGGCCTTGGCGATCCTGCGATTTCGCGGGCGGCTCGCTGTTTTGGTGGGCGTGAATGCTTTGATGGGTTTGCCGCCGGTCGTTGTGGGCTTGGTGGTTTATTTAATGCTCTCTAGCGCCGGCCCGCTGGGCGTATTGGGGCTGCTTTACACCCCAAGCGCGATGATTATCGCACAGACAATATTGATTATGCCGATTTTAATCGCCCTGAGTCGGCAAGTGGTTGAGCCGCTTCATGAAGAATATCGGGATCAGCTGACCTCATTGGGCGTGCGCGGGAGCCGTCGCGTTGCAGTGCTGCTTTGGGAGGCGCGGTTTGGCTTATTGACCGCGGTCTTGGCCGGGTTTGGCCGCGCGATCGCAGAAGTTGGGGCGGTGATGATCGTTGGCGGGAATATCAACCATCTAACGCGGGTTATGACCACGGCGATCGCTTTGGAAACCTCGAAAGGCAACCTGAGCTTGGCCTTGGCTTTAGGTCTTATTTTGGTTGGCTTGGCGGTGGCTGTAAATGGGGTGCTGGGATTTCTAGGTTGGCAACGCCGCGAGGCCTTCCATGTCTGA
- a CDS encoding ATP-binding cassette domain-containing protein, with amino-acid sequence MSEIHVQIDQLSFSIEGAPLLDIPFLRLDPQGPTMILGPNGAGKSLFLRVLHALQTPDTGSVQVRHISGETARQAMVFQRPVLLRRSVRANLRFALSAAGYARQTRFELAEKWMHQGQLAHLADQPARRLSGGEQQRLSLVRALCCNPEILFLDEPCAHLDVNAAQHVEALINSAIEAGIKVVMITHDWAQARRLGGEILLMEGGQVKVQEGAALFFGSSQNPWTQAFLQGYKISDTEVET; translated from the coding sequence ATGTCTGAGATACATGTTCAAATTGACCAGCTAAGCTTTTCAATCGAGGGAGCCCCTCTCTTAGATATTCCATTCCTACGTTTGGATCCACAGGGCCCAACGATGATTTTGGGGCCAAATGGGGCGGGTAAAAGCCTTTTCTTGCGGGTTCTTCATGCTTTGCAAACGCCTGATACGGGCTCTGTGCAAGTGCGGCATATCTCAGGTGAAACAGCCAGACAGGCGATGGTGTTTCAAAGGCCCGTTCTGCTGCGCCGGTCGGTGCGCGCAAATTTGCGTTTCGCCCTATCTGCGGCGGGATATGCGCGCCAAACCCGATTTGAACTGGCGGAAAAATGGATGCATCAGGGGCAATTGGCACATTTGGCAGACCAACCCGCGCGTAGGCTTTCCGGGGGTGAGCAGCAACGGCTATCGTTGGTCCGAGCGCTGTGTTGCAACCCTGAGATTTTATTTTTGGACGAACCCTGCGCGCATCTTGACGTAAATGCCGCGCAACATGTCGAGGCTTTGATAAACAGCGCAATAGAAGCTGGTATCAAGGTGGTGATGATCACGCATGATTGGGCACAGGCGCGCCGCTTAGGCGGCGAGATTTTGTTAATGGAGGGCGGGCAGGTGAAAGTGCAAGAGGGGGCAGCATTATTTTTTGGCTCGTCTCAAAATCCTTGGACACAAGCGTTTTTGCAAGGGTATAAAATTTCGGATACCGAGGTCGAAACCTAA
- a CDS encoding sulfate transporter: protein MKNRVLTALALLWFSVTAPVQAADAIFIQSTTSTQNSGLLDALLPIFTQDTGIAVRVVAVGTGQAIKNAKNGDGDVLLVHSKDDEEVFVKAGWGLERLDVMYNDFVIIGPRLDPAGIRASADVTVALQKIAALQVPFLSRGDDSGTHKAEKKLWTATGIDVAAASGSWYREAGLGMGATLMMSTAMNAYTLSDRATWISFARKGNQDVLFSDDWRLFNQYGVIAVNPARHPHVNALGAKQFVDWITGPKGQAEIAAFKIGDEQLFFPNAAR from the coding sequence ATGAAAAATCGGGTTTTAACGGCTTTAGCCTTGCTTTGGTTCAGCGTTACCGCGCCAGTTCAAGCCGCAGACGCGATTTTCATCCAATCCACCACATCGACACAAAATTCAGGATTGTTAGACGCGCTTTTACCTATTTTCACCCAAGATACCGGCATCGCTGTCCGGGTGGTTGCTGTGGGCACGGGGCAGGCCATTAAGAATGCCAAGAACGGCGACGGCGATGTGCTTTTGGTGCATTCCAAAGACGATGAAGAGGTCTTTGTCAAAGCGGGCTGGGGGCTTGAACGCTTGGATGTGATGTATAATGATTTTGTCATTATTGGCCCCCGGCTGGATCCTGCCGGTATTCGCGCCAGCGCCGATGTGACCGTTGCCCTGCAAAAGATTGCGGCCTTGCAGGTGCCTTTTCTGTCGCGGGGAGATGATAGTGGCACTCATAAAGCTGAAAAAAAGCTTTGGACTGCAACGGGCATTGATGTGGCCGCAGCCTCGGGCAGTTGGTATCGCGAGGCCGGATTGGGAATGGGTGCCACATTGATGATGTCAACCGCCATGAATGCCTATACATTGAGCGACCGCGCCACATGGATTAGCTTTGCGCGCAAGGGAAATCAGGATGTTTTGTTTTCGGATGATTGGCGGCTGTTCAATCAATATGGGGTGATCGCGGTCAATCCAGCGCGGCATCCGCATGTCAACGCTCTGGGGGCTAAGCAATTTGTGGATTGGATCACTGGGCCAAAAGGGCAGGCGGAAATTGCGGCATTTAAAATTGGGGATGAGCAGTTGTTTTTTCCCAATGCCGCGCGCTGA
- a CDS encoding serine/threonine protein kinase has translation MASIVNSWNEWDPLKHVIVGRADDCHIPPEEPALDAKVPEDSDMRGQWGRRPQETIDRANELLDNFAALLQARGIRVDRPTPIDFSAPAITPDFRTESQFGCMPPRDVLLTVGSEILEATMSYRCRWFEYLCYRPLMQKYWEEDSNFRHEAAPKPRLTNADYHPDYLSDKIGVEKRLKWAEEKFFVTTEEEPLFDAADILRFGRDLVVQHGFTTNLKGIEWLRRHFPDHRVHTVNFPGDPYPIHIDATFTPLRPGLILNNPQRRLPTEQRGLFEKNGWEIVDAAQPAHNSPPPLCYSSTWLSMNVLVLDPKTVCVEKSEVYQAEQMDKLGMNVIEVELRDAYAFGGGLHCCTADVYREGQCEDYFPHQ, from the coding sequence ATGGCATCCATCGTAAACAGCTGGAATGAATGGGACCCTTTGAAACATGTAATCGTTGGTCGCGCCGATGATTGCCATATTCCCCCTGAAGAACCCGCATTAGATGCCAAAGTGCCCGAAGACAGCGACATGCGCGGCCAATGGGGCCGCCGCCCGCAGGAAACAATCGATCGGGCCAATGAGCTTCTCGATAATTTTGCCGCGCTGTTGCAAGCCCGCGGTATTCGCGTGGATCGCCCCACCCCGATTGATTTCTCAGCGCCAGCAATCACGCCAGATTTCCGCACCGAAAGCCAATTTGGATGTATGCCACCACGCGATGTCTTACTGACGGTTGGCTCTGAAATTTTGGAAGCCACAATGTCGTATCGCTGCCGCTGGTTTGAATATCTTTGCTACCGGCCGCTGATGCAAAAATACTGGGAAGAAGACAGTAATTTTCGCCATGAAGCGGCGCCAAAACCCCGCCTGACCAATGCCGATTATCATCCAGATTATCTATCGGATAAAATCGGAGTTGAAAAACGGCTCAAATGGGCGGAAGAGAAGTTTTTTGTCACCACAGAAGAAGAGCCGCTTTTTGACGCAGCTGACATTCTGCGCTTTGGCCGCGATCTCGTTGTGCAACATGGCTTTACCACCAATTTAAAAGGCATCGAATGGCTGCGCAGGCATTTCCCGGATCATCGCGTGCATACGGTGAATTTTCCTGGCGATCCCTACCCTATCCATATCGATGCTACCTTTACCCCTCTGCGCCCAGGTTTGATCTTAAACAATCCGCAACGCCGTTTGCCAACAGAGCAACGCGGCCTGTTTGAAAAAAATGGCTGGGAGATCGTGGATGCCGCGCAGCCCGCGCATAACAGCCCCCCGCCGCTTTGCTATTCATCGACCTGGCTCAGCATGAATGTTTTGGTTCTTGATCCGAAAACCGTCTGCGTTGAAAAATCTGAGGTCTATCAAGCTGAACAAATGGATAAGCTGGGCATGAACGTGATCGAGGTTGAGTTGCGAGATGCATATGCGTTTGGCGGCGGCTTGCATTGCTGCACTGCAGATGTATATCGCGAAGGCCAATGCGAGGATTACTTTCCGCATCAATAA
- a CDS encoding Dabb family protein: protein MIRHIVFFNAKNPDDIDAIGEGLQLLAEIPNALRFEVARNIGSDPIAQDRVDWVVYAEFKDEAALAAYKAHPIYQASIAKVRPLRELRLAVDFESALPT, encoded by the coding sequence ATGATCCGACATATCGTCTTTTTCAACGCTAAAAACCCCGATGATATTGATGCAATCGGCGAGGGCTTGCAGCTTTTGGCCGAAATTCCAAACGCGCTGCGCTTTGAAGTGGCGCGCAATATCGGCAGCGACCCGATCGCACAAGATCGGGTTGATTGGGTCGTGTATGCGGAATTCAAAGATGAAGCCGCTTTGGCGGCGTATAAAGCCCACCCCATCTATCAAGCTTCAATCGCAAAAGTACGCCCCCTGCGCGAATTGCGGCTGGCAGTTGATTTTGAAAGCGCCTTACCGACCTGA
- a CDS encoding phosphoribosyl-ATP diphosphatase — MTLEQLENLIAQRSSASSGESWTAQLLEKGPEKCAEKFGEEAIELIIEAVKNDSDGLINEAADVMYHLLVLLKSREISLSHVMTELERRTAQSGLTEKAARKT, encoded by the coding sequence ATGACGTTGGAGCAGCTTGAAAATCTGATCGCGCAACGCTCATCTGCGTCATCCGGCGAAAGTTGGACCGCGCAATTGCTGGAAAAGGGTCCGGAAAAATGCGCTGAAAAATTCGGTGAAGAAGCCATCGAACTGATCATCGAAGCGGTTAAAAACGATTCCGACGGCCTGATCAACGAAGCGGCAGATGTGATGTATCATCTTCTCGTTTTGCTGAAATCGCGCGAGATCAGCCTATCACATGTCATGACAGAGCTTGAGCGAAGAACGGCTCAATCCGGTCTCACAGAGAAGGCAGCACGCAAAACATGA
- the hisF gene encoding imidazole glycerol phosphate synthase subunit HisF yields MLKTRIIPCLDVADGRVVKGINFVDLRDAGDPVDAARAYDDAGADELCFLDINATHENRATMFDVVRRTAEQCYIPLTVGGGVRSAADVRALLRAGADKVSFNSAAVADPDVISAAADQFGSQCIVCAIDAKTVAPGQWQLFTHGGRKPTGLDAVEFAIKIAQKGAGEILLTSMDRDGTKAGFNLEMTRAISEAVDIPVIASGGVGTLDHLVDGVRLGGASAVLAASIFHFGDYTIAEAKAHMAAAGLAMRIET; encoded by the coding sequence ATGCTTAAAACGCGCATCATCCCCTGTTTAGACGTGGCCGATGGGCGCGTGGTCAAGGGGATCAATTTCGTGGATTTACGCGATGCGGGTGATCCGGTGGATGCCGCGCGCGCTTATGATGACGCGGGCGCGGATGAATTATGCTTTTTAGACATCAATGCCACGCATGAAAACCGCGCCACGATGTTCGATGTTGTGCGGCGCACGGCCGAGCAATGCTATATCCCCCTCACCGTGGGTGGCGGCGTGCGAAGCGCCGCGGATGTGCGGGCCCTGTTACGCGCAGGCGCGGATAAGGTCAGCTTCAACTCGGCCGCTGTCGCCGATCCGGATGTGATCAGCGCGGCAGCAGATCAATTTGGCAGCCAATGTATCGTCTGCGCGATCGATGCCAAAACAGTAGCTCCCGGACAATGGCAGCTTTTCACCCATGGTGGGCGCAAACCAACCGGCTTGGACGCGGTGGAATTTGCCATCAAAATTGCCCAAAAAGGCGCCGGTGAAATCTTGCTCACCTCTATGGATCGCGATGGTACGAAAGCCGGTTTCAATCTTGAAATGACGCGCGCGATCTCTGAGGCGGTTGATATTCCCGTAATCGCTTCGGGTGGTGTAGGAACACTGGATCATCTGGTGGATGGTGTACGTCTAGGGGGCGCCTCAGCCGTGCTTGCCGCATCGATTTTTCATTTTGGCGATTACACAATCGCTGAGGCCAAAGCGCATATGGCAGCCGCCGGCCTAGCCATGAGGATAGAAACATGA
- the hisA gene encoding 1-(5-phosphoribosyl)-5-[(5-phosphoribosylamino)methylideneamino]imidazole-4-carboxamide isomerase: MILYPAIDLKDGAAVRLLRGDMNAATVFNKDPAAQAKSFVDAGCRWLHLVDLNGAFAGKPVNAEPVEAILKQCNVPAQLGGGIRDMATIETWIEKGLSRVILGTVAVENPALVRQAALAFPDKIAVGIDARNGMVATKGWAVETDTEVTELAKSFEQDGVAAIIYTDINRDGAMKGPNIEATAALADAISIPVIASGGVSSLADLLALKGCGTALNGAISGRALYDGALDLSAALKALDA, encoded by the coding sequence ATGATCCTATATCCTGCTATCGACTTGAAAGACGGCGCAGCCGTACGGCTTTTGCGAGGTGATATGAACGCCGCCACGGTGTTTAATAAAGATCCGGCCGCCCAAGCCAAAAGCTTTGTTGACGCAGGGTGCAGATGGTTGCATTTGGTTGATCTGAACGGTGCTTTTGCCGGAAAACCCGTAAACGCCGAACCTGTTGAGGCCATTTTAAAGCAGTGCAACGTGCCGGCGCAATTGGGCGGTGGTATCCGCGATATGGCAACCATTGAGACCTGGATCGAAAAGGGGTTATCGCGGGTGATTTTAGGCACTGTCGCGGTTGAGAACCCCGCCCTTGTCCGGCAAGCAGCCCTGGCTTTCCCAGATAAAATTGCCGTTGGCATCGATGCCCGCAATGGCATGGTGGCCACCAAAGGATGGGCGGTTGAGACCGATACAGAGGTCACCGAGCTGGCAAAATCGTTTGAACAAGATGGCGTGGCTGCGATTATTTACACCGATATCAACCGCGATGGCGCGATGAAGGGACCAAATATTGAAGCCACTGCGGCTTTGGCGGATGCGATTTCCATTCCGGTGATCGCGTCAGGTGGAGTTTCCTCGCTGGCCGACTTATTGGCATTGAAAGGCTGCGGAACCGCTTTAAACGGAGCAATTTCGGGGCGCGCGCTTTATGATGGAGCGCTTGACCTCAGCGCTGCCCTGAAGGCGTTAGATGCTTAA